A single Elephas maximus indicus isolate mEleMax1 chromosome 2, mEleMax1 primary haplotype, whole genome shotgun sequence DNA region contains:
- the FAM170A gene encoding protein FAM170A: MKRRQKRKHLENEESHETTEKGGGISKSQEDAPKPGSTGVAVRWSLGVGEVSSASEYFSCVSSPHKLIHGGVQRIHRDSPWPRSPLAQVQERGEIPPPSQHVSVSSPSSYKTCVSSLCVNKEERGMKIYYMQVQMKKGVAVSWEPEKTSESVDKQPRMEEVILTEDVRVGTPPSDVSTRNLLSDSEPSGEEKEHEERAESDSPPGSPAVEERPRAQTPDWLVTIENGFRCMACCRVFPTLENLQEHVQYGIREGFSCHVFHLTMAQLTGNVESECTQEEEEEEEEEEKEEDEEEEQEEEQEENEDENQQPTREDLGMKRPWSQCPGCVFHSPKDRK; the protein is encoded by the exons ATGAAACGACGACAAAAGAGGAAACATCTGGAAAATGAAGAGTCCCACGAAACTACTGAGAAGGGAGGAG GAATCTCAAAGTCCCAAGAGGATGCCCCTAAGCCTGGATCCACTGGGGTGGCCGTACGTTGGAGCCTGGGGGTAGGAGAGGTCTCCTCTGCCTCTGAATACTTCTCCTGTGTTTCTTCTCCACACAAGCTCATCCATGGTG gagtCCAAAGAATACATCGAGATAGTCCCTGGCCTAGATCACCCCTAGCCCAGGTTCAGGAACGAGGAGAGATTCCTCCTCCCTCACAGCATGTCTCCGTGTCCTCCCCTTCATCCTATAAGACCTGTGTGTCCTCTCTGTGTGTAAACAAAGAGGAAAGGGGCATGAAAATATACTACATGCAGGTACAAATGAAAAAAGGTGTGGCTGTCTCCTGGGAGCCAGAGAAAACCTCAGAGTCAGTAGATAAGCAGCCGAGGATGGAAGAAGTGATCCTTACTGAGGATGTGCGGGTAGGTACTCCCCCCTCTGATGTGTCCACCAGAAACCTCTTGTCTGACAGCGAGCCCAGCGGGGAGGAGAAAGAACATGAGGAAAGGGCAGAGTCAGACAGCCCACCAGGATCACCTGCAGTGGAGGAGAGACCCAGGGCCCAGACACCCGACTGGCTGGTGACCATTGAGAATGGCTTCAGGTGCATGGCCTGCTGCCGGGTCTTTCCCACCTTGGAGAACCTCCAGGAGCATGTGCAGTACGGGATCAGGGAGGGCTTCAGCTGCCACGTCTTTCATCTCACCATGGCTCAGCTGACAGGCAACGTGGAATCCGAGTGTacccaggaggaggaggaggaggaggaggaggaagagaaggaggaggatgaggaggaggagcaggaagaGGAGCAAGAAGAAAATGAGGATGAGAACCAGCAGCCCACAAGAGAAGACCTTGGCATGAAGAGACCCTGGAGCCAATGTCCAGGCTGTGTGTTTCATTCTCCAAAGGACAGGAAGTGA